GCGAAAGACGTGGCCGTACAGAATGCGCTTTTCCTCAAGCCCCTTGGCTCTGGCGGTTATGACGTACTGTTTGTGGATTTCATCTAAAAACGAATTTTTGGTCAGCATCGTTAAGGTAGCAAAGCCGCCGATGACCGTCGCGCAGACGGGTAAAACGATGTGCCAGAGATAGTCGAGCACCTTGCCGGAAACGCTTAGACTGTCAAAGTTGTTGGATACCAGCCCGCGCATGGGGAACCAGTCCAGATAGCCGCCTCCGGCAAACAGAATAATCAGCAGGATGGCGAACAGAAAAGAGGGGATTGCGTAGCCGACGATAATCAGGCTGCTGGTCCAGATGTCGAACGGTGTACCGTTTTTGACGGCTTTCTTAATCCCCAAAGGAATAGAGATTAAGTAGATAAGCAGCATGCTCCACAGGCCCAACGTGATGGAAACAGGCATCGACTGCTTAATTAACTCCACTACCGAGGCGCCGCGAAACAGGCTGTCACCGAAGTCAAAACGAGCATAGTTCCAAAGCATGTCCAAGTAGCGCTCATGCATCGGTTTATCGAAGCCGAAGCGCTTCTTAATCTCTTCAATCACTTCCGGATCAAGCCCGCGCCCGCCCTGATACTGCCTGTCTGCTGCGGGCACAGCGGAGCCTTTGTCCAGACTGGCGACGTTTGGCCCACCGGCACCAAATCCACTTTGCTGGCCCAGTTCAATAGTAGCAATAGCCTGCTCAACCGGGCCGCCGGGAGCAATCTGCACAATAAAGAAGTTTAGCGTAATGATCGCCCACAGGGTGGGTATCAACAGCAGCAGTCTGCGAAGTAAGTATGTTGTCACGGAATGTCCTTAGCGCCGCTGTTCAGGCAGGGTTGACGCCTTGTTGGCGTCATACCACCAGGTATCAAGGCCAAGGGAGCTTTTCGGCCGCACGGTCGGCATGGATATTTTGTTCCAGTAGGCAAACCGGTCCTGATTGCTGTACCACATGGGGATCATCAACCGGTGTGAGGTCAGCACGCGATCCAGCGCTTTGCCTAACGAAAGCAGTGGCTTTTCTTGCCCCTGGTGGTTGGCGATTTCTTTCGTCAGGCTGTCAACGGCAGGATCGCTTAGGCCTGGAGTGTTATAGGTTGACTTAATGTATTCAGAGTTCCAGTAGATCAGAAGGCTGTTTGACGGGTAGTCCATCGCCGGATACAGGCGAGGGATCATGTCGAAGTCTCGACTGCGTAGTCGATTGACAAACTGAGAGCTGTCTACAGAACGTACGTTCATTCTGATACCAAGCCTGCTTAGGGAGTGCTGGAAGGGCAAAACGTACAGACTATCACTGCCGCTGAGCAGCAAAAGCTCGAAGGTAAAAGGCTGACCGGTTTTGACGTTGACCAGCGCGCCGTTTTTCACTTCCCAACCAGCCTCTTTGAGCAGCTCCGTTGCCTTCAACAGGTTTTGGCGATTGTAGCCGCTACTGTCGCTGGTGGGCGGCTGGTAGGCCTGAGTGAAGACCTCATCCGGTATCTTGCCCTTTAGCGGCGTGAGCCAGGCCAGCTCGTCACTATCGGGAAGCCCGCTAGCGGCGTAGACGGTATTTTGAAAAAAGCTATTGGGCTGCCGATAGGCGCCGTAAAACAGGGCTCTGTTCATCCACGGAAAGTCATACGCCAGCGTTATGGCTTCGCGCACTTTGGGATCGGAGAATAGCGGGCGCTGAATGTTAAACGCCAGCCAGCGGGCGCTCTGTGCACTCTGGTTTTCCCATGTTTGTTTGACGATGTAGCCCTTATCGAAGAATTTCCCTTGATATTGAGTAGCCCAGCTTTTTGGCGAGTTTTCCACACGTAGGTCATAAGCGCCTGCTTTAAAGGCTTCTAGAGAGACTTTATCGTCGAGATAGTAGTCGTAGCGAATGATATCGAAGTTATAGCGACCCCGGTTAACCGGTAAGTCAGCGGCCCAGTAGTTCTCCTGACGCTGATAAACAAGATACTGCCCAAGCTTGTAGCTGCTGATGCGGTAGGGCCCGCTGCCCGGCGGCGGCGCGTTGAGTGGGTCGCTTAGGCTGTGGTTTTGCCAGAAGCTTTTAGGGAAAATGGGCAATCCACCGACCAGAGAAATCAGCTGAGATTTATCAGGAGCCGGAAGTTCAATGCGCACCACCTGCGGTGAAACCGCTTTAATCTTGATGCCTTTGTAAATCGTCCGGAACTGGGGCACGCCTTCGGTCATAAATTTTTCAAAGGTGTAGGCGACGTCTTCTGCCGTAATGGGGGTACCATCCTGAAAGCGGGCTTTCGGATTAATGTTGATTTCCATCCACGTGTAGTCGTCAGGATAGCGAACGGAAGATCCAATAAGAGGGTACAGACTGCTTGTTTCATCCTCAGAAGAGGCAAACAGCGTGTCGGTCAGGCGGTCGGTTCCGGCAGGAGGATTGCCTCGAGAGGCGTAGGTATTGAAATTATCATAGGTACCAACCGCTGGAAGTGTCAGCTGACCGCCCTTTGGCGCATCAGGATTAACGTAGTCGAAGTGAGTAAATCCGCTGGCGTATTTAGGTTCGCCCAGCAGCGAGAGCCTGTCGCTTTCTACAATAGTGGCAGCAGAGGCCATCGATGAAATCAGCAATCCTGCTAATAGGGAAACGATTGATAATGAAAAAGAAAGCGTGCCGACGTTAATGGGATAGCGCGTTGACCGTAGTGTATTCATATCGCCTTCTTGCTCACTTCTGTTGCGTTTCCCTGTACAGACCGCTATGACTGGATGAAGTTCCTTTCAGTATACCGCACAAGGCTTAAGGTATACGGAATGAGATTATAGAGAATTTTGGTGTGGGAGTGATACTAAAGGCAACAAAAACAGCGCTTTTACCCAATGAGCGTGGGTAAAAGCGGGTTTTAAAGTCGGAGATTAACCTTTAGTTAAAACGCGACGCGCCTGATGGTAACGGTTATTCCAGTATTTTTCATTCATGCTGGAAATCATGACGCCGTTACTGGTTGACGCGTGGACAAAGTTGTCGTTACCAATGTAGATGCCGACATGACGGCCGGTAGAGCCTGCGCGGAACAAAACCAAATCGCCTGGGCGCAGCTTAGCGCGCTGAATTGGCTTGCCAATGCCTTGCTGCATTGACGTAGAGCGAGGGAGCGTTAGCCCAAACTGCTCGCGAAACGTGATTTGAACGAAGCCTGAGCAGTCAACGCCTTTTTTGGTCGCGCCGCCCATGCGGTAGCGGACACCTTTCCAGCCCGCGTATTGATTGAGAATGCGCGACTTGATGTCGACATTCTTAACCATGGATTCGAATTCATCCTGAGTAGATTGAAACGCCAGTCCCTGCTTTTCATCTGAACTGTGAGCGGAAGTGTGAGAACTTCTCGCGTTTGCCGCCTCTGCCGTTGAGGAGAGGGTGCCGCAGCCTGATAGCATTACGACTGCGGCCACGGCCGGCGCGAATCGTAGAACGTATCTCAGAATTGGTTGAGATTTGACCATGTTAATGAAGTTCCCGTAGAGTCCTTAGCGACGCAGTCGCTATAAAAATCAGAGTCCGCAGCCCCGTTATCTGAGCTTGATAACAGTTGATGGGCTCGGCAGCCTGAGCGGGGTAAAAATGTTCCCCAAAAACCTGCCGTTATCCACAATAGTGCGCACAAACGAACAGAGACTACTTGATCCACGCTTTGATTGCGAGCGCTTTCTCCCTTGAAACTGTCACGCCGGAAACTTTTTTGTTTGTTTTGTGAGCTAAATCTAGTGTTCAACTCGGCGTCGCTTTCGGCTAAAACCGTTTATTAGAGGTTCGCGTTAAGGACGGTATTTTCCAGGGACTGCACGGTTTAGCGCATCGATCAGGCTATCGCAAAGCGGGGTTAACAGGCACCAGCTTAGGCCAACGCAGGCGATGCTGAGTGAGCCAACGTAAATATCTGTAAACCAGTGAGCGCCAACCATAATGCGCGGTAGTGAAAAGATAATGACGTAAATAGCAGCAACGACAAACGCCCAGCGCGTAAAGTAGCGCAGCATAAAGGCAGCAAAGACCATCAGCATTATCCCGTGATCGCCGGGAAAGCTGTCTTTTGAAGCGTCTTTAGTTGGAATACCGGAAAGCTCAGTCACTCTGTTGATATCGCTAAAGCTCAGCGTCGGGCTGGGGCGGGTGACGGGAAGCAGGTGGCCCGCTTGGTTAAGCACAACGGCGATAAGCAGCATGACTACGCCCATCACAATGGTTTTGCGCTTGCCTGCACCGTCCTGTCTGATAAAAAAGGAGAACAGCAGAAGCCCCATAGCCAGCAGCGAAATGGAGTCAAAGGCGCGGTTGTTAGTGACGGCGACCATCTTAAGGTAGTGAGGGGAGGTTGCTAAGTGTGCGTTGAAATAGTGAAACACGCTGGCATCAATCGTGAACCAGAAACCGTGATTTTCAAGCAGAAACCAGGAAAGAAAAAGTGCGATCCCAAATGCGTTTAGCGCGAGGATCGCGGCAAAATTACGGCGAAGCATCAGAATGGAATTCCTTTGAGCAAATCATGTAAAACTAATCTTCAGGCTCATGCCGTTCGACATGTTCCTCCAAAGAGTGGGGCATTCTGGCCTTCAACAGCGCGCTTTGCAACTCATTCCACGGTCCGTCGCCCGAATGGATAAGCTCTACGCGACTGTCGACAGGGGCTACGGGCTGAGTTTCTATCCTGAGGTCAAAGCCTTGGCGGTTAAAAATCAGTGTCCCTTCAGCAATGCGCATAACGCCTTTAACGCGATCGACAGGAGCCAGTCGCACCCAGTCGAGTAGCGCTGCGGTTTCAAAGCAGGTATCCGAATCGAAGATCCAGCCACAGCTGACATAGCCCTGTCCATGGTTAAGGGCGCGGCGCCAGCCCTGCGCGTTGGGTAAACTCAGCGCAGCCAGCCCGTTTGGCGCTTTTACGGCATGGGTATGGTGAGCGCTATCTGGTATGTCCTGTAGACGACTAAGGCGAGGCACATCGAGGATATCCAAAGAGATCGCGCCTTGCTGTGTTAGCCGGTAGGGGCGGCCTGGGGCGTGAGTTTCATGCCAGCGAAGAAATGCTTGATGGTCTTCTTCCCGATAGGCGTCAGTCTTGTTGACCACGATGACGTCTGCGGCGGTAAGCTGGTCGCGGAAGTTTTCGTTTTCCATATGACGGGGATCGCTAAGCTGGCGGGCGTCCAGCAGGCAGACGGTAGCGCCAACGGTAAGCAGCGGCTGATAGACCTCAGACGTCAGCAGCTTCAAGATTTGCTTGGGGTGCCCAAGTCCTGTCGGTTCAATCAGCAGCCTGTCCGGTCGAGCCTGCTTAAGCAGCATGTTTAATCCAACCTGCATTGGCAAGCCGTTGACACAGCACAGACAGCCGCCGGGGATTTCTTTCATCATCGCACCGCGATCTTTTAGCAGCGCACCGTCAATGCCGATCTCACCAAATTCGTTGACCAGAATAGCCCAGCGTTCGCTGTCCGGTTTTTGGCTTAACAGGTGTTGAATCGTTGTCGTTTTCCCGCTGCCGAGAAATCCAGTAATCAAGTTAACGCGCGTCACGGGCGATCCCCCACTGATGAAAAGTCATTAAACATAAATAGAAAGGAAGGTAGCGTAATGAGTAGTTAATTCTCTAATCCTAAAGGAGATTTATGAGATTTTCTGCTGAAACCAGCCAACATTATGGCATCAGGGGAAAATAAAAAAAAGCCGTCTATACTAGGAAAAGGGGCAGGCGATAAAGGCTATCAGCTGCTTAAATATCAATCTCTTTAGCATAGAAGGGAAATGGAAATATCGCTGGCTATGGGAACGCTCGTGCTGAAGTTCGGTACCAATAAGGCGGTTTCTTATGGCATACCTGTCTATCGGTTTTATTAAAACCGCATCTAAAACTGTGCTGTTACTCTCTTCTTTCTGTTTCTTCGCCGCTCAGGCCAATGCTGCAAATACTGGCACGATTAACTTTGTTGGCCAGGTGGTTGAGGGCGGCTGTGAAATGACAAATGACGCAAATCGCCTAACGCAAACCTGTATGCAGGGCAAAGAGCGCGTTAAACAGCAAATGACGCTCGAAGCGGGCGCTCGCGATGACGTGCTTAAGGGCAAGTCGATGTCAAATGAGGTCTCTTTCCACTGGCTTGATAAGGAAAAAGGCTTGGGGATTGCGGAAGTCACCTATCACTAGGAAATAGTGTGCTGCGCTGAGTCATCAGGCTCAGCGCAGCACAGGCATTTAGTCAGCGCGACTCATATAGCGGCGCTCTGGGACGTGAATGCGGATCCTTTCTCCCGCTTCCAAATATTCAGGCACTTGAATAATCAGGCCAGTGCTCAGGGTAGCTGGTTTGTTGCGGGCGCTGGCAGATGCGCCTTTGATGCCCGGCGCTGTTTCGATAATTTCCATATCGACAGTCTGTGGTAACTCCAGCGCGACAACCTGGCCTTCAACTGTCAGCACCTGAATGCCGGGAATGCCGCCTTCAGGAATGAACAGCAGCTCTTCTTCAATTTGGTCTTGTTTAAAGATGTAGGGCGTATAGTCTTCATCATCCATAAAGACGTACTCATCGCCGTCGATATAGGAGAAGGTGACTGCGCGGCGGCTAAGATTAATTTCATCAATGATGTCATCGCCCTTAAAGCGCTCTTCGACCTTAAGGCCGGTGAGAATATCGGAAAAGCGCATTTTATACAGAGTACTGGCGCCTCGCGCGCTGGGGCTTTGTACTTCAATATCGCGAACCAGCAGCATTTTTCCGTTGTAGCTGACGGCCATACCGCGCTTGATTTCGTTTGCTCTTGGCATATAAACAGGGATCCATTTTCACGGGTTGAATGATTGGCGACAAGTTACTCGCGAGCGGCAAAACTGGCAAGCAGAATCCTGCGCTGAAAAGGAAAAAATCGTGATGGTAAAAAAGACAAAGGCCCGCTTGATGGCGGGCCTTTGTCGCGTCGTTTTGACAACAAGCTATTAACGATAGACCGGCAGTAAATTCAGCGTTGAACTCACGTGGGCGATGATGTTAATCGCGCCAAACAGAACCACGAAGTAAATGGCGAATGTTCCCCCGGGTGCACGATATTCGGCCTG
This DNA window, taken from Leminorella richardii, encodes the following:
- a CDS encoding microcin C ABC transporter permease YejB; this encodes MTTYLLRRLLLLIPTLWAIITLNFFIVQIAPGGPVEQAIATIELGQQSGFGAGGPNVASLDKGSAVPAADRQYQGGRGLDPEVIEEIKKRFGFDKPMHERYLDMLWNYARFDFGDSLFRGASVVELIKQSMPVSITLGLWSMLLIYLISIPLGIKKAVKNGTPFDIWTSSLIIVGYAIPSFLFAILLIILFAGGGYLDWFPMRGLVSNNFDSLSVSGKVLDYLWHIVLPVCATVIGGFATLTMLTKNSFLDEIHKQYVITARAKGLEEKRILYGHVFRNAMLLVIAGFPSAFVTMFFTSSLLIEVIFSLNGLGLLGYDATIQRDYPVMFGTLYIFTLIGLVLNILSDVTYTLVDPRIDFEARR
- a CDS encoding phosphatase PAP2 family protein → MLRRNFAAILALNAFGIALFLSWFLLENHGFWFTIDASVFHYFNAHLATSPHYLKMVAVTNNRAFDSISLLAMGLLLFSFFIRQDGAGKRKTIVMGVVMLLIAVVLNQAGHLLPVTRPSPTLSFSDINRVTELSGIPTKDASKDSFPGDHGIMLMVFAAFMLRYFTRWAFVVAAIYVIIFSLPRIMVGAHWFTDIYVGSLSIACVGLSWCLLTPLCDSLIDALNRAVPGKYRP
- the yeiP gene encoding elongation factor P-like protein YeiP, whose translation is MPRANEIKRGMAVSYNGKMLLVRDIEVQSPSARGASTLYKMRFSDILTGLKVEERFKGDDIIDEINLSRRAVTFSYIDGDEYVFMDDEDYTPYIFKQDQIEEELLFIPEGGIPGIQVLTVEGQVVALELPQTVDMEIIETAPGIKGASASARNKPATLSTGLIIQVPEYLEAGERIRIHVPERRYMSRAD
- the mepS gene encoding bifunctional murein DD-endopeptidase/murein LD-carboxypeptidase, coding for MVKSQPILRYVLRFAPAVAAVVMLSGCGTLSSTAEAANARSSHTSAHSSDEKQGLAFQSTQDEFESMVKNVDIKSRILNQYAGWKGVRYRMGGATKKGVDCSGFVQITFREQFGLTLPRSTSMQQGIGKPIQRAKLRPGDLVLFRAGSTGRHVGIYIGNDNFVHASTSNGVMISSMNEKYWNNRYHQARRVLTKG
- a CDS encoding extracellular solute-binding protein; this translates as MASAATIVESDRLSLLGEPKYASGFTHFDYVNPDAPKGGQLTLPAVGTYDNFNTYASRGNPPAGTDRLTDTLFASSEDETSSLYPLIGSSVRYPDDYTWMEININPKARFQDGTPITAEDVAYTFEKFMTEGVPQFRTIYKGIKIKAVSPQVVRIELPAPDKSQLISLVGGLPIFPKSFWQNHSLSDPLNAPPPGSGPYRISSYKLGQYLVYQRQENYWAADLPVNRGRYNFDIIRYDYYLDDKVSLEAFKAGAYDLRVENSPKSWATQYQGKFFDKGYIVKQTWENQSAQSARWLAFNIQRPLFSDPKVREAITLAYDFPWMNRALFYGAYRQPNSFFQNTVYAASGLPDSDELAWLTPLKGKIPDEVFTQAYQPPTSDSSGYNRQNLLKATELLKEAGWEVKNGALVNVKTGQPFTFELLLLSGSDSLYVLPFQHSLSRLGIRMNVRSVDSSQFVNRLRSRDFDMIPRLYPAMDYPSNSLLIYWNSEYIKSTYNTPGLSDPAVDSLTKEIANHQGQEKPLLSLGKALDRVLTSHRLMIPMWYSNQDRFAYWNKISMPTVRPKSSLGLDTWWYDANKASTLPEQRR
- a CDS encoding CobW family GTP-binding protein codes for the protein MTRVNLITGFLGSGKTTTIQHLLSQKPDSERWAILVNEFGEIGIDGALLKDRGAMMKEIPGGCLCCVNGLPMQVGLNMLLKQARPDRLLIEPTGLGHPKQILKLLTSEVYQPLLTVGATVCLLDARQLSDPRHMENENFRDQLTAADVIVVNKTDAYREEDHQAFLRWHETHAPGRPYRLTQQGAISLDILDVPRLSRLQDIPDSAHHTHAVKAPNGLAALSLPNAQGWRRALNHGQGYVSCGWIFDSDTCFETAALLDWVRLAPVDRVKGVMRIAEGTLIFNRQGFDLRIETQPVAPVDSRVELIHSGDGPWNELQSALLKARMPHSLEEHVERHEPED